The sequence TAACAGAGTGTACATTATTGATTCAGTACGATCTGTAATTGTAAACTGAATTGATGGAGCCAGAATCGGAGAAATGTATGCCTCTTGTAGAAAGGTATGAGGAGGTACTGCAAAAAAACTTAAATGCACCAGAAGGTTAAGAATAAGTTTTATTTAGAAGTATGAGAATATTTTGTGACTtcaataacatttaaaatttttttttttattttttaaccagagcactgctcagctttggcttgtacgggggattgaacctgggactttggagcctcaggcatgagagtctctttgcataaccattatgctatttaccctttgCCCctcaataacatttttaaaacaatatttattgaggttgatatcttttctctcccatgtTTGCTTAGAGTAGGGCACTTCTAATAGCCTATGTAAAGTCTTTCAAAAACTTTGAATACTAGGCTCCCAGGAATCAAACAAATTTTCATGTGTTGAGTCATGAAACTTATTAGTATGTCTCAGTATTCTCTGAACTAGAGTTTTATCTGTAAATTTGCCATTGAAATGATGTTAAACACAAAGTGACCTTAATTTATGTAGTAAGTAGACCTTTCTTTGACCAAAAATTGGAAACATGGAAGGATATTTCTAGCTTCCTGTATATCTCATATTGAACTTTTCCTTCTACAAAAAAGGTTAGACCTTACTTAACAATAAAAATGCTAGTTGTTTGAGTAGTTTAACAAGGATATAAGCCCTTCGCCTGTATTCATCAGCTGTTACTATGCTGCTTATCTCAGTGTCTTtcgtaaatatttaaaaatgagattagtgatttaatattgatttatacagTTATTGGACAacaggggtgtagcttcacacccttcccaccaccagagtttcacatccttattccctccattggaaactgcagtagttctcccaagattacaagattttctccctccctttctgtctcactctTGTCTCTCACCCCTTAGAGAAAAGTAGGGGGCAAAGAATGAGTTGTAGACATCATGATGGCTCTAAATATTTCAGTTTGTAATTTCTAAGAGAGAAAGCATTTtccgtggtttttttttttcattatactcTAATCTCCCTTAAGAAATTATTGATAGCAGTCATTGAGTACCTCTATATGTACAGCCTGCATTAAAATTCTTCCCTTCCCCCAACTAggatcaaataaaaaaatcatatcaTTCATTTAAGTTGTTACTGATTTTTCAGTTTTAAAGCTGCTCCTTCCATGACTGCCTTTGTGGGAAAGTCTAAACCAGTACCAACCTGGTGTGGTAGCTACCACTCACATGTGACCAGAACATTTAGTGTTACATGTCTAGTGCTAGTGAGGAACTGAATCCCCCACCAGCACCACTGCCACCTCCAGGCTACACCACTCCAGGCTTACTTTGTCAGGTAGAGAGatcagcagagagggagagggaggtgggggaagaAGCCACAGGTTTCCTTAATGCAGTGAGTCCAGACATGACCATGGATTGTATACATGAAAGACAGTACACTACACAAATTCAGCCCAGgaactgaatttttaattttacctACTTTTAGTTACTTCAATTTAATTTGCCACATGTGGCTAATGGCTATCTTAGTGAATAGTGCGGGTCTAGACCATCTGTCGGCAAAACTGTCCCACAATCTGGATTTGCCTGGTTGTTTTCTTTTGATTCTTTCCTTATGATTATCAAGTAGGTTACATAGGTAGCAATATTTATTTCCCATTGTATGTTTGAGAAATATTTCAGTTACACCACATAATACATTATAATGCAATTAGGTTTGTCTCAATAGTATTTGTTTTATAGGAGGGCACTTTATAATACAGATGTTTGAATGCCATATTTTGCCCATGATAAAACatataaaatgcttttttttttttttaaataaaataaagcctgagatggaaagaaccagagcatcactctggcatgagtgATGCTGGGGACCAAATTTGGGACTACATGCTTGCAAGTCCACGACTCACGCCACCACACCACCTCTCTCTCAGGCCATTAAAAACTgttgtatatacacatatttatataCTATATTGTATATACACATATTCATCATTAAGATACTAGAAATACAAATATAGtgggcttttgtttatttttttcacatttatttatagaGATGGAGGGGCAGAAAGGCTGGGCGGAAGAGGGAGATTGCTTCAGTGCCATGGAGTCCAGGTGTAGACCTGGGTTGTATGCAGCAGAGCAGCTCATTGTCCGAGTGAGCTGCTTGCTAGCCCTAAATAGGAGTATAGTTTTATTTTCACGTCTGGAGTTTTATTCCAAGATTCAAGAGATGTCTTGGTAGAATGGAAGATAAAAGCATTTTAAAGGTTATGTTAAtattgtacctttttttttttttttttttgcctccagggtgatctttggggctcagtgcctccattatgaatcctctgctcctggaggccattttttcccatattttgttgttggataggacagagagaaattgagagagatggggaagatagcgagggaaagaggaaaatagacacctgcagacctgcttcaccgcttgcgaagtgaaccccctgcaggtggggagccaggggctcaaaccgggcttCTTGCGtgtgtctttgcacttcatattatgtgcagttaacccgctgcattaccaaccccttcccctcccccccccctttttttatcggagcactgttcagctctggcttatggtctctctgtcctatccagcaacaacaacagtaacaacaacaataaacaacaagggcaacaaaaagggaaaaatatcctccaggagcagtgtagcagtgttttgtagtgccggcaccaagccccagcaataatcctggaggcaaaaaaaaaaaaaagggatggagAGGCAGACACTTGCAACTGtacttcaatactcatgaagctttcccccttctgtagggaccaggggcttgaacttgggtctttgcacactgtagagtatatgcttaaccagttgtgctaccattTGACCATCCTTAAAATGCTTTATTGAGAAAAATTTCaatcatataaataaaatgattgcAGGAAACACCATGTTCCCACTTCATAGCTAAAATCAACTCATGACCACTTTTGGCAGGGAAGtatatatatgtgtttgtgtgtgtatcatAAAGacttttctttagatttttcagATGCTGTTTTAAGTCAGCATTTTATAATATTACTGTTTAAAGATTTAGTATCTGATATCTTATTAGTTGGCCTAAGCTTAGACTTTAGGAATTAGTGGAGGTCTGTTAGAAGTCCATTTAAAAAGATTACTATGAAAGTTTTACTGTTTTAAAAGACGCAAGTTTTTTCAAGGTTgcttaattttaatttctctagAGGGTTTCACATATTGAAATTGACTgagtatttgcataaccattatgttatctacccccacccttgagGTTTTTATATACAACTAAATGCTTTAGCTAAAGAATTGTGtgtattttccccttctcttctagATGGATTTAATGCCTTTTATTAATAAAGCTGGCTGTGAATGTCTTAATGAAAGTGATGAACATGGATTTGACAACTGTTTACGAAAAGACATGACCTTCTTGGAGTCTGATTGTGATGAACAGGTAAATTGATTGTTTAGAAGTTTATAGGAATTATTAGTATgcctgcttttgttttttaattttatttctacctctttttgtttttatttgtgattgatagtagtttacactgtaatcttatactgTATCCATTACCAAAATTCAGTATCCCCTCCActgccacctcccaaagataaccaccatagttctcaagatactagaaacagttttcttgcttttttccccaAGCTCATGCGTAcatatctctagattccacctatgagtgaaaccattcagtaattgtctttcatctccttattttgcagatcattttctttctttttttttttaagattttatttattcataagaaagaggggagaaagaactggacatcactctggtatatgtgctgccagggacctcgatgtttgagagtccaatgctttatctattgcgcCACCTCTTGCACcgtccatctctttttttttccccaatgtgTTTTTCCCAGATAACCTCTTTGACCCATTTGCTTGACTTTTGACCTGTGTCTTTTACCATTCAGACCCATCTTTTTCAGTTCTATGCTGACTGCCAGGTACACTAGAAGATAATGGAATTGTTGAAACCACGATTAAGTTGAGTCTTTACGACTCAAAagagctcttttttattttattttatttttttattatttatttatttatttatttttaagaaaggattaattaacaaaaccataaggtaggaggggtacaactccacacaattcccaccgcccaatctccatatcccaccccctccccagtagctttcccattctctatccctcttcaaAAGAGCTCTTTTAAAGTGAAACTATTACTTTCTTTTTAGCTGCTTATTACTGTGGCATTCAATCAACCTGTTAAGCTTTACTCAATGAAGTTTCAAGGACCAGATAATGGTGAGTAGTGGACAACTTTAACTTCTGGCCTCTGAGAACCTGTTAACAAGAAATTAAAgctttttattaaataaagatagataATTCTTAGTTTTTGGAAAAAGTGAAATAGTTTTTTGTAACAAagcaaggatttaaaaaaaatgtgcaaatTATGTGCTGTTGATAAGTGTCCAACAGACCAATGTTATTCTGAAGGTAACACTAAAAGGGAAaccttactcatttttttttatctttatttattggatagagacagccagaagttgagagagaagggggtgatagagagggagaaagacaccggcagccctgttttaccactggtaaagctttcaccctgcaggtggaaaattgggggcttgaatccgggtccttgtacactgtaatatgtgtctaACCagatgccatcacccagccccggcTTTTACTCAGTTCTGTAATTTTaaatttgggcaggggtagatagcataatgattgtgcaaagagatctcatacctaaggctccaaagcccccaggttcaatcccccacaccaccataagtgagaactgagcagtgctgcggtgtaaaaagaaattttaaaattaaggttCCTTCTCAATCTGAAAGTTTAACACATTTTCCCCAACTATTCTGAAACTCTAGGTTTGAAGCAACCTAGTTTTAGAACCAGAACTAGGTGAGATTATTTCAGACTCATAAATAATTAAGATTCTTAGATCTTCATGATTTCTTTACATTCTATACTGGAAACACGATTGTGTGGATTAGGGTCTTTTCCCCACTTGGACTTctttgggtatttatttatttatttatttatttatttcccttttgttgcccttgttgtttttattattgttgtggttgttgttgttggctaggacagagagaagtggaaagaagaggggaagccagagagggggagagaaagacacctgcagacctgcttcaccacctatgaaacgattcccctgcaggtggggagccatgggcttgaaccaggatcctcacgctggtccttgcgctttgcgccactgtgtgcttaacctgctgcgctactgcctgactctagggccttttttttttttttaattgggagaaaTAGTGCCCCACTTAACAGATATCAGTCCTTTTGCATTTGCTATTCTAAATgtattattgattttttattaataaaattatatttatagttGTATTCtgaaaatacaaattattttaaaaagaaatattgttgAACTATGTAAGTAGTGtgactatttctatttttaattttttttatatattttcccttttgttgcccttgttttttttttttattgttgtagttattattgttattgatgttgttgatggataggacagagagaaatggagagaggaggagaagacagagggggagagaaagatagacacctacagacctgcttcactgcctgtgaagtgactcccctgcaggtggggagctgggggctcgaacaaggatccttacactggtccatgtgctttgcgccgtgtgcgcttaaccctctgcgctaccgcccgactcccgactgtcTCTTAAGTTCCCTAATCAGTCATAAAGTATGTATCTTAGTCTTTCAAGGATTCACTGAGTACAACCTAATCTCTAATTGGAAATTAGGCATTTTGTATAATTAATTTACCTTTGGCTAAATAGTCTTACTGAAAACGATATCTTctgaaataacaaaataatactgGCAGTTGAAagacttatcttttttaaatctaGTATTTCGTGTGTAGTGCTTATAGGTTTAAGTATACCAGTaagtttctctttaaaaaaaaagactatgaaaATACTGGGGCTTTCTTATAATTTATTTACCAGTAGTTTATAAAGGTATATTTTATGTAGGTATGGCCACGTATATGGATAATGCAGGCGTACTTATAAAGGGAAGAAAGTATTGAGtgtggcttttaaaaaatatatttatttatttattttcccttttgtttcccttgtttctttttattgttgttgtagttattattgttgttactgatgtcatcgtttttggataggacctagagaagtagagagaggaggaaagacagggagagaaagatagacacctgcagatctgcttcactgccgccTGCTTCACCTGAGTGTGGCTTTTAACATTTAACATTCTACATTTTCATAGGTCAGGGTCCTAAATATGTAAAAATTTTCATCAATTTACCCCGATCGATGGATTTTGAAGAGGCGGAAAGGAGTGAACCAACTCAAGCTCTGGAACTCACAGAGGATGATATTAAAGAAGATGGCATTGTCCCACTTCGTTATGTCAAGTTTCAGAATGTTAACAGTGTAACTGTGAGTAGCAGTCAGATGCATTTTAGAGGTTTGTGGGAGAAGATTCTTACTGTATTCAGTGTCCAGGGGCATTCTAAATGATCCTTTAGGTTTTGTCCACTTTGCTTGAAATGAGCAATAATGGATAATAAGACAATTGCACCCCCCCCTCCCCTTATTAAATAGTTTATCTGTAGCAGAAGGCCTGGtggatttccccccccccccccatcatggtTTGAGAGTGCAGGAAGAGCTGAGAGTGAGTAGAGCGGAAGACTTGTGTGAGCACGATTTGTTCCCTAGCACCACAGCTGCTGaagtagtgctttggtctctcactcaaaactcttaaaaacaaatctttaaaaataaataaataataaactatagCCTAGATATTATTGGCAACTTATGTTAAAAGTTTATTGCaaagtatttactttttttaaaaaaagataatttgagagagaaagaaaaaaattagacatCTGGCAGATGTAATGCtgtagattgaatctgggacctcgtgTACAAGTTCAGTGTTTTAGCCACTGTGCTGTGCTGCCTTCTGGACAGTGTTTATCCTTACAGTTAGAatattcttattttcttcttactGATGATGAACAGTGATATATTTATAAAATCCAGTTCATTTTTCTAGATTATCAAGTTTACAATAGTTTATGGTCATAATCTCaataaaaatgactttttaaaaagataacttccCATTGGGGCTGAAtttctgtgtgtgggtgtgtgtgtgtgtgtgttttctaggaAATAGAAAGATGAGTGAATATCAATGAATACAACTGCTCAGATTTTTCTCAGTGACAAATTATAAATTTAACCAAGTTCCAACTATGGTCTTCCTTTTGTAATTATGAATATTATACCCTTAAAACATTCTCTGTAGAGAGTTTAATTGTGACCCTTTATACCGTCACAGTCAATTGCTTATTTGTTTATGATGTCTTTCTGTGAAAATCCTGGAAATGGTAACAGGGCCTCCACGGCTTCTCTAGAATCAGCCTTCTTACCGCCCAGGACGCACTGAGGGTAGTGGATGAGCGCAAGGACTGTAGGTTTCTTGTCCTTTCTCTGCTACTTAATCTTCAAACCCTGTCTTGGTGCTGAAAGCATATTTTTCACTATTTATTGTCACCTTGGTTTCACTCCttggagctgactttttcagacagagggagacagggaaagacaccacatcacAGAAGTTTTCCCCAGTGcaatggggaccaggcttgaacctcctAGGTGAGTTGTCTCGCAGGTCCAAGCATATCTCACTTCTTTTGGCCCTGGCAAGGCCCCCCACCTTCCTGAACCTCAGTTTCATGAAGTTAATAGTCCTATACAGTTTATCGTCTGAATGTAATTTGAATTACTACTTCCAGTGGAAGATACATTAATTATCTAAGGAAATTGATCAAACTTGAAGCATTTGGGGGGGTAGAAATTATAACTGAAAATTTCaaaatcctttttcttttcttttttttttttgttttggtgaggTAGATATTTGTTCAGTCCAATCAAGGTGAAGAAGAAACAACAAGAAtttcatattttacttttattggtACTCCAGTCCAGGCAACAAATATGAATGACTTCAAACGAGTAAGTTTGTTTAAATGTTAAAGGGTTATAAAAACATGATTTTAGAGAAACAATTCTAAAAAGATTCAATATTATATTATGGAATTATATGCAGTTAAGCTATAAGAGTAAACTCTCCTAATAACATTTTCAgttatcaaaaaaagaaactgaaaaaaactttttaagaaCAGTATCTTTCTACCATGATACCTATTAATGAACAGTATCCTACTAAGAATGTAAAAATAAGTGGGCCAGTAGACGAAgtagacaaagcattggactctcaagcatgaggtcccaagttcaattcttggcaacgagagtgatgtctggttctttctctcctttaaaatcttgagggaaaaaaagaatgtaaaaataatagtttgGTTATAGAAAATGGTTAGCAATAATGGAAAATAGTGATTATTATTTGATTATTATTTGAAAGGAATGATTAGAACTGCTGatattaagattttctttttttttaaattatctttatttatttattggatagagacaggtagaaatcgagagggaaggaggtgatagggagggagagagacagagacttgcaacactgctttaccacttgtgaagcttcccccctgcaggtgggaactaggggttcaagcctaggtccttaggcattgtaacatgtgctctcaaccaggtgtgccacctcctggccctcatATTAAGATTTTCATCaccatcctttttttctttttctcgatATGAGTATTATCagttagggcttggtgcctgcacaaaaaATTATACTGTACCTAGgtacccttttttgtttgttttacagaatttgagacagaaggagaagggggggtgacaacagagacacatctgcagcactgcttcaccagttgtgaaaacTGCCCCCCACgagtggggactagggatttgaaactgggtccttgtgtgcagtAACGTGCTGTACTGGTGTGTCACACTGCCCAGCTGAGATCgtcacctgcttttttttttttttttaattttcccttttgttgcccttatttttattgttgttgtagttattattgttattgatgttgtcattgttaggacagagagaaatggagagaggaggggaagacagagggggagagaaagacacctacagacccgcccacttcactgcctgtgaagctactcccctgcaggtggggagccgggggctcgaaccaagatccttatgctggtccttgtgcttcgtgtcacgtgcgctcaacccgttgggctactgcctgactctctgccACTGCTTTTAACGAAAACATACAATGGtttgactaaaaaaaaattttccccaaaATAAATTGAATCAGTTTTACACTGAAATGTTAACCTTGCAAATCATGTCTTTATGATGACAGAATACATTTCAGTAATTTCACAGTGAATGAGTAGGCAAGCTTTTTATCCctgtacatatacacatacttttttctttatagagAATGAACCAGAGTTGAGAAGGACATTTgaatttaa is a genomic window of Erinaceus europaeus chromosome 15, mEriEur2.1, whole genome shotgun sequence containing:
- the TXNL1 gene encoding thioredoxin-like protein 1 isoform X6, producing MVGVKPVGSDPDFQPELSGAGSRLAVVKFTMRGCGPCLRIAPAFSSMSNKYPQAVFLEVDVHQCQGTAATNNISATPTFLFFRNKVRIDQYQGADAVGLEEKIKQHLENDPGSNEDTDIPKGYMDLMPFINKAGCECLNESDEHGFDNCLRKDMTFLESDCDEQLLITVAFNQPVKLYSMKFQGPDNGQGPKYVKIFINLPRSMDFEEAERSEPTQALELTEDDIKEDGIVPLRYVKFQNVNSVTIFVQSNQGEEETTRISYFTFIGTPVQATNMNDFKRVRRSRE
- the TXNL1 gene encoding thioredoxin-like protein 1 isoform X7 produces the protein MVGVKPVGSDPDFQPELSGAGSRLAVVKFTMRGCGPCLRIAPAFSSMSNKYPQAVFLEVDVHQCQGTAATNNISATPTFLFFRNKVRIDQYQGADAVGLEEKIKQHLENDPGSNEDTDIPKGYMDLMPFINKAGCECLNESDEHGFDNCLRKDMTFLESDCDEQLLITVAFNQPVKLYSMKFQGPDNGQGPKYVKIFINLPRSMDFEEAERSEPTQALELTEDDIKEDGIVPLRYVKFQNVNSVTIFVQSNQGEEETTRISYFTFIGTPVQATNMNDFKRLF
- the TXNL1 gene encoding thioredoxin-like protein 1 isoform X5 yields the protein MVGVKPVGSDPDFQPELSGAGSRLAVVKFTMRGCGPCLRIAPAFSSMSNKYPQAVFLEVDVHQCQGTAATNNISATPTFLFFRNKVRIDQYQGADAVGLEEKIKQHLENDPGSNEDTDIPKGYMDLMPFINKAGCECLNESDEHGFDNCLRKDMTFLESDCDEQLLITVAFNQPVKLYSMKFQGPDNGQGPKYVKIFINLPRSMDFEEAERSEPTQALELTEDDIKEDGIVPLRYVKFQNVNSVTIFVQSNQGEEETTRISYFTFIGTPVQATNMNDFKRKAALLGS
- the TXNL1 gene encoding thioredoxin-like protein 1 isoform X2, which codes for MVGVKPVGSDPDFQPELSGAGSRLAVVKFTMRGCGPCLRIAPAFSSMSNKYPQAVFLEVDVHQCQGTAATNNISATPTFLFFRNKVRIDQYQGADAVGLEEKIKQHLENDPGSNEDTDIPKGYMDLMPFINKAGCECLNESDEHGFDNCLRKDMTFLESDCDEQLLITVAFNQPVKLYSMKFQGPDNGQGPKYVKIFINLPRSMDFEEAERSEPTQALELTEDDIKEDGIVPLRYVKFQNVNSVTIFVQSNQGEEETTRISYFTFIGTPVQATNMNDFKRKTHIGKLRVINL
- the TXNL1 gene encoding thioredoxin-like protein 1 isoform X4, giving the protein MVGVKPVGSDPDFQPELSGAGSRLAVVKFTMRGCGPCLRIAPAFSSMSNKYPQAVFLEVDVHQCQGTAATNNISATPTFLFFRNKVRIDQYQGADAVGLEEKIKQHLENDPGSNEDTDIPKGYMDLMPFINKAGCECLNESDEHGFDNCLRKDMTFLESDCDEQLLITVAFNQPVKLYSMKFQGPDNGQGPKYVKIFINLPRSMDFEEAERSEPTQALELTEDDIKEDGIVPLRYVKFQNVNSVTIFVQSNQGEEETTRISYFTFIGTPVQATNMNDFKRVVGKKGESH
- the TXNL1 gene encoding thioredoxin-like protein 1 isoform X3, giving the protein MVGVKPVGSDPDFQPELSGAGSRLAVVKFTMRGCGPCLRIAPAFSSMSNKYPQAVFLEVDVHQCQGTAATNNISATPTFLFFRNKVRIDQYQGADAVGLEEKIKQHLENDPGSNEDTDIPKGYMDLMPFINKAGCECLNESDEHGFDNCLRKDMTFLESDCDEQLLITVAFNQPVKLYSMKFQGPDNGQGPKYVKIFINLPRSMDFEEAERSEPTQALELTEDDIKEDGIVPLRYVKFQNVNSVTIFVQSNQGEEETTRISYFTFIGTPVQATNMNDFKRLAKKEKATKI